A DNA window from Anaerolineae bacterium contains the following coding sequences:
- the hisF gene encoding imidazole glycerol phosphate synthase subunit HisF encodes MLAKRIIPCLDVRDGRVVKGINFLQLRDAGDPVEQALIYDQEGADELVFLDITASPERRDIMADVVRRVADVVFIPLTVGGGIRTVEDMRAILMAGADKISINSAAVRNPSIITEGARRFGSQCIVVAIDGKRRPDGSGWDVYIDGGRVRTELEAVAWARQAERLGAGEILLTSMDTDGTQDGYDLPLTRAVTEAVSIPVIASGGAGRPEHFHEVLTAGGADAALAASLFHYRTLSIGQVKRYLAERGVPVRLTEPLPER; translated from the coding sequence ATGCTGGCCAAACGCATTATCCCCTGCCTGGACGTGCGCGACGGCCGCGTGGTGAAGGGCATCAATTTCCTGCAGTTGCGCGACGCCGGCGATCCGGTGGAGCAGGCCCTGATCTATGACCAGGAAGGGGCTGATGAACTGGTCTTCCTGGACATCACCGCCTCCCCAGAGCGGCGGGATATTATGGCCGATGTGGTGCGCCGGGTGGCGGATGTGGTCTTCATCCCGCTGACGGTGGGGGGAGGCATCCGCACGGTGGAGGATATGCGTGCCATCCTGATGGCCGGCGCCGATAAAATCTCCATCAATAGCGCGGCGGTGCGCAATCCCTCCATCATCACCGAAGGGGCCAGACGCTTTGGCTCCCAGTGCATCGTCGTGGCCATTGACGGCAAACGCCGGCCGGACGGCTCCGGCTGGGATGTATACATTGACGGCGGGCGGGTGCGCACGGAGCTGGAGGCCGTGGCGTGGGCGCGCCAGGCCGAGCGTCTGGGCGCCGGCGAGATACTGCTCACCAGCATGGACACGGACGGCACACAGGACGGGTACGATTTGCCCCTGACCCGCGCCGTGACAGAGGCAGTCTCCATCCCGGTGATCGCCTCGGGGGGCGCCGGCCGGCCCGAACATTTTCACGAGGTGCTCACCGCCGGCGGCGCCGACGCCGCGCTGGCCGCCTCCCTTTTCCATTACCGCACCCTGAGCATCGGCCAGGTCAAGCGCTACCTGGCGGAGCGCGGCGTGCCCGTCCGGCTGACAGAACCGCTTCCGGAAAGGTGA
- a CDS encoding bifunctional phosphoribosyl-AMP cyclohydrolase/phosphoribosyl-ATP diphosphatase HisIE: MIGQIRWDERGLVPAIVQDDLSGQVLMLAYMNREALERTLETGEAYFWSRSRQSLWHKGESSGHVQRVRAVHIDCDGDTLLLLVDPAGPACHTGHRTCFYRRLDGETDAEAKPFRQRLNDLLAGRKAHPKETSYTSRLFQAGTARILQKVGEEAVEIIIAAQNEPRERLIAEVADLLYHLNVALLAYDIEWAEVDAALRERYHP, encoded by the coding sequence CTGATAGGGCAGATTCGCTGGGACGAGCGGGGGCTGGTGCCGGCCATCGTCCAGGACGACCTGAGCGGCCAGGTGCTCATGCTGGCCTATATGAACCGCGAGGCGCTGGAGCGCACGCTGGAGACCGGGGAAGCCTATTTCTGGAGCCGCAGTCGGCAGTCGTTATGGCATAAGGGCGAAAGCTCCGGCCATGTCCAGCGGGTGCGCGCCGTGCATATAGACTGCGATGGGGACACGCTTCTCCTGTTGGTGGACCCCGCCGGCCCGGCCTGTCACACCGGTCACCGCACCTGCTTCTACCGCCGGCTGGACGGGGAGACCGACGCAGAGGCCAAACCCTTCCGCCAGCGTCTGAACGATCTGCTGGCCGGCCGCAAGGCTCACCCCAAGGAAACATCGTACACCAGCCGGCTGTTCCAGGCCGGCACCGCCCGCATCCTGCAGAAAGTCGGCGAGGAGGCCGTCGAGATCATCATCGCCGCGCAGAACGAACCCCGTGAGCGTCTCATCGCAGAGGTCGCCGATCTGCTGTATCATCTTAACGTCGCTCTGCTGGCATATGATATCGAGTGGGCGGAGGTGGACGCGGCCCTGCGCGAGCGATATCATCCCTGA